One genomic window of Moorella glycerini includes the following:
- a CDS encoding gluconokinase gives MGESFYCGLDIGTSSTKAILFDRDLQVVYRISHGYRLLIEGTSRAELDPGEVLAAVMQCLKEALAAARSRGGEIAFVAISSALHSLIAVDRDFTPLTGCLTWADTRALECSEELKELYASRHFYFQTGCPAHVIYAPARLRWWQSYEPDIIERAAGFITIKEYVLYRLTGQWVVDYSLASGSGLLNLYTRAWEKGLLALLGLEDNKLGRLVDGTTTLTLTREAAVVLGADVPLVVGSGDGPLANLGAGGLINNSCVATIGTSGAIRVFSPEPRFDARQRTWCYMLDRDTYLVGGAINNGGLALNWFRDNFGSTGEDYEAINALARDVPPGSRGLIFLPFLTGERSPNWNPYARGLMVGLDLAHGRKEMARAVLEGVIFRMYSIFRALEELMGTFPEVLVNGGFTNSDLWLQIMADVFNRRIIAYQTYDSSALGAVIMGLKALGLIKDYRSLDYQPTVKDIKKPVATNVRQYQRVYQLYEEIYAANALLFKKLAGLRCH, from the coding sequence GTGGGGGAAAGTTTCTACTGCGGTCTGGATATCGGTACTTCGTCAACTAAAGCCATCCTTTTTGACCGGGACCTGCAGGTAGTTTACAGGATATCCCACGGCTATAGACTGCTTATTGAGGGTACCAGCAGGGCTGAACTTGACCCCGGGGAAGTGCTGGCAGCAGTAATGCAGTGCCTGAAGGAAGCCCTGGCCGCAGCCCGGTCCCGCGGTGGGGAAATAGCTTTTGTGGCCATCAGTTCAGCATTACACTCCCTTATTGCTGTAGATAGGGATTTTACCCCTCTTACCGGTTGCCTTACCTGGGCTGATACCAGGGCCCTGGAGTGTAGCGAGGAATTAAAGGAGCTATATGCCTCCCGGCATTTCTATTTCCAGACCGGGTGCCCGGCGCATGTGATTTATGCTCCGGCCAGGCTGCGATGGTGGCAGAGCTATGAACCGGATATTATAGAGCGAGCCGCCGGCTTCATCACAATCAAAGAGTATGTTCTTTACAGGTTGACGGGGCAATGGGTGGTTGACTATTCCCTGGCTAGCGGCAGCGGCCTGTTAAATCTATATACCCGGGCCTGGGAAAAAGGATTATTAGCTTTGCTGGGCCTGGAAGACAACAAACTGGGACGATTAGTGGACGGTACCACTACCCTCACCTTGACCAGAGAAGCGGCCGTTGTCCTGGGAGCGGATGTACCCCTCGTTGTAGGTAGCGGTGATGGCCCCCTGGCCAATCTTGGTGCCGGCGGTTTAATTAACAATAGCTGCGTGGCCACCATCGGTACCAGCGGGGCTATCCGGGTCTTCTCCCCGGAACCGCGTTTTGATGCCCGGCAGCGGACCTGGTGCTACATGCTGGACCGGGATACCTACCTGGTGGGAGGGGCAATTAATAATGGCGGCCTGGCGTTAAACTGGTTCAGGGATAATTTTGGCAGCACGGGTGAAGATTATGAGGCCATTAATGCCCTGGCGCGTGATGTACCCCCCGGCAGCCGGGGGCTTATCTTTCTACCCTTTTTAACTGGCGAAAGGTCCCCTAACTGGAATCCTTATGCCCGGGGCTTAATGGTTGGCCTGGATCTTGCCCATGGCCGGAAGGAGATGGCCCGGGCGGTACTGGAGGGGGTTATCTTCCGTATGTACTCCATCTTTCGCGCCCTGGAAGAATTAATGGGCACCTTCCCGGAGGTGCTGGTCAACGGTGGTTTTACTAATTCGGATCTCTGGTTGCAGATTATGGCCGACGTCTTTAACAGGCGCATAATTGCTTACCAGACCTACGACAGCTCGGCCCTAGGGGCTGTCATAATGGGTCTTAAAGCCTTGGGCCTTATTAAAGATTACCGCTCTCTGGATTACCAGCCCACCGTCAAGGATATTAAGAAGCCGGTAGCAACTAATGTCCGGCAGTATCAAAGGGTCTACCAGCTATATGAGGAAATCTATGCGGCCAATGCGCTCCTGTTTAAAAAATTGGCCGGGCTGCGGTGTCACTGA
- a CDS encoding branched-chain amino acid ABC transporter permease: MQQVINGISVGAVYALIAVGFALVYNILKFSNFSHGGVMTVSAYFGYFLASTFHLSLLVTLALTALFGGLCAVIIELVAFRRIRNSNGPLIYYFVSSITVGMLLENIITIFKGSTFYAYPGLASNTVVRMGSITIPVMNMLMLVISGMMLLVLMWVIMKTSFGIAVRAASFDVNTSKLMGMNTSQIISLVFFVSGFLGGISGVFLGISYTLYPQIGQMVVKGWIASVLGGLGSLEGAVLGAFILGMVEVYLVSTVGAGLSSVFIFILTLVFLMFRPQGIAGNVVRDKA, translated from the coding sequence ATGCAACAGGTGATCAATGGAATCTCCGTGGGGGCCGTTTATGCCCTGATCGCTGTAGGCTTTGCCCTGGTCTACAATATCCTCAAGTTCAGCAATTTTTCCCACGGCGGTGTGATGACGGTAAGCGCCTATTTCGGTTATTTTCTGGCCAGCACCTTTCATCTCTCCCTTTTAGTAACGCTGGCGCTGACGGCTCTCTTTGGCGGCCTGTGTGCGGTCATTATCGAACTGGTGGCTTTCCGTCGCATTAGGAATAGTAATGGCCCCCTGATCTATTATTTTGTCAGTTCCATTACAGTGGGCATGTTGCTGGAAAATATCATTACTATTTTTAAGGGGTCAACCTTTTATGCCTATCCTGGCCTGGCCAGTAATACGGTAGTTAGAATGGGTAGTATTACTATTCCGGTAATGAACATGCTCATGCTGGTAATTTCCGGTATGATGCTCCTGGTATTGATGTGGGTGATTATGAAAACCTCCTTTGGCATTGCCGTACGGGCGGCTTCCTTTGATGTCAACACCAGCAAGCTGATGGGGATGAATACTTCCCAGATTATCTCCCTGGTTTTCTTTGTTTCCGGGTTCCTGGGCGGTATCAGCGGCGTTTTTTTAGGAATCAGCTACACCCTGTACCCCCAAATAGGCCAGATGGTGGTGAAGGGCTGGATAGCTTCGGTACTGGGCGGTCTGGGTAGCCTGGAAGGAGCTGTGCTGGGGGCCTTCATCCTGGGGATGGTAGAAGTTTATCTGGTTTCTACCGTAGGTGCCGGCCTTTCTTCCGTATTTATTTTTATCCTGACCCTGGTATTTCTCATGTTCCGGCCCCAGGGAATAGCCGGTAATGTAGTGAGAGATAAGGCTTAG
- a CDS encoding ABC transporter ATP-binding protein, protein MLQICNLNKNFGGVKAVQNFNMEVEKGSITGIIGPNGAGKTTILNLISGIYKADAGQIFFNNRDISNMRQHQIVRLGISRTFQNIRLFKGLNCLDNVKAARDYCTPYNLLEALLQLPRVARAERELERVARECLELVNLSHYAPEKPENLPYGLQRRLEIARALVNKPRLLLLDEPAAGLNPEEVSDLIQLIKKIYHDLQLTIIIIEHKMEVIMNLCQKIYVQNFGQTIAVGTPGEIQTNKEVLQAYLGEEA, encoded by the coding sequence TTGCTGCAAATATGTAACCTCAATAAAAACTTTGGGGGAGTAAAAGCCGTTCAAAATTTTAATATGGAAGTAGAGAAGGGGTCAATAACAGGTATCATTGGCCCCAACGGCGCCGGTAAAACTACTATTTTAAACCTGATATCGGGTATTTATAAAGCTGATGCCGGACAGATCTTTTTTAACAACAGGGATATTAGCAATATGAGACAGCACCAAATTGTCCGGCTGGGCATTTCCAGGACATTCCAAAATATCAGGCTGTTTAAAGGGCTTAATTGCCTGGATAACGTCAAAGCAGCCCGGGATTATTGTACCCCTTACAATCTCCTGGAGGCTTTATTGCAGCTACCTCGGGTGGCCAGAGCTGAAAGGGAACTGGAAAGGGTGGCCCGGGAATGTCTCGAACTGGTAAACCTGAGCCATTACGCTCCTGAGAAACCGGAAAACCTCCCTTACGGTTTGCAGCGTCGCCTGGAGATAGCCAGGGCCCTGGTTAATAAGCCGCGCCTGTTACTCCTGGATGAACCGGCAGCAGGCCTAAATCCGGAAGAAGTAAGTGACCTTATCCAGTTAATCAAAAAGATTTACCACGATTTACAGCTAACGATCATTATCATTGAGCATAAAATGGAAGTCATTATGAACCTGTGTCAAAAGATCTACGTACAAAATTTCGGGCAGACCATTGCTGTAGGAACGCCCGGGGAAATACAGACCAATAAAGAAGTATTGCAAGCCTACCTGGGAGAGGAGGCTTGA
- a CDS encoding ABC transporter ATP-binding protein yields the protein MLEVRDLYVSYGKVAALNGVTLSVPEGSIVSLIGSNGAGKSTFLNALSGLVRIKSGDIKFKGAPLSRLPHVIVGQGLVQVPEGRKIFSGLTVRENLLAGAYLNRNRREVQQALEEVFALFPILKERQKQYGGTLSGGEQQMLAIARGLMARPKLLALDEPSLGLAPLIVRGIFELIKKIRSRGVTILLVEQNANKALEIADYAYVLENGRVICQGSGQELLHDEAVKRAYLGIRGQEGCR from the coding sequence ATGTTAGAAGTAAGGGATCTTTACGTTAGCTATGGTAAAGTAGCGGCCCTTAACGGGGTGACTCTTTCCGTGCCAGAAGGCTCGATTGTCAGCCTGATTGGCTCCAACGGGGCCGGCAAATCCACTTTCCTTAATGCCCTTAGCGGGCTGGTGCGTATTAAGTCAGGGGACATTAAGTTTAAGGGTGCTCCTTTATCGCGCCTGCCGCACGTTATTGTAGGCCAGGGACTGGTCCAGGTTCCTGAAGGACGAAAGATATTTTCTGGCTTAACTGTACGCGAAAATTTGCTGGCCGGGGCCTATCTCAACCGAAACCGTCGAGAAGTCCAGCAGGCCCTGGAAGAAGTTTTTGCGTTGTTCCCCATTCTCAAGGAGCGGCAGAAGCAGTACGGCGGTACTTTAAGCGGCGGCGAACAGCAGATGCTGGCCATTGCCAGGGGGTTGATGGCGCGCCCTAAACTGCTGGCCCTGGACGAGCCTTCCCTGGGACTGGCGCCTTTAATCGTGCGCGGCATCTTCGAGTTGATTAAGAAGATCCGGTCGCGGGGCGTTACCATCTTACTTGTGGAACAGAACGCTAACAAGGCCCTGGAGATTGCCGATTATGCCTATGTCCTGGAAAATGGGCGAGTAATCTGCCAGGGTAGCGGTCAGGAATTACTGCATGATGAGGCTGTCAAGCGAGCCTACCTGGGCATAAGGGGGCAGGAAGGATGCAGGTGA
- the larA gene encoding nickel-dependent lactate racemase: MQVTFPYPGFEPLEVPAGNFLGVFAPRETAPVDEDEVIGNGFQHFIDTGPLVDICRRAKKGATGGRVKVTVVIDDNTRPTPVKKILPYLFRHLAKAGIGLEDITLLVGLGTHRRLSPAELIAKVGPDIYGRVKVVQHDYRDEGNLVHLGCTAKGTPVIVNRLAVESDLLLALGSIVPHRVAGFSGGGKMIQPGISSAATTGQTHWLSARVKGEKILGQVENEVRQEIDAVARLAGLDLIINSVLSPDGRVAGLVIGDLVAAHRQGAMLSRRIYGVNIPEQADIVITDSYPADIEMWQAAKGIYSGNLALKPGGIIILVTPCPEGVAVQHPQIEQFGYGSLAEVEALVARGEIEDLTVAAHLVHVGEVIKEKGTGILVSQGINKETAARIGFIPAASPRVALDMALAMKGKDASIIVLRHGGDILPLVGEE; encoded by the coding sequence ATGCAGGTGACTTTTCCCTACCCCGGCTTTGAACCGTTAGAGGTACCGGCGGGGAATTTTCTTGGGGTTTTCGCCCCCCGGGAAACGGCTCCTGTGGATGAAGATGAGGTTATAGGCAATGGTTTTCAGCACTTCATTGATACGGGACCTCTGGTAGATATCTGCCGGCGGGCTAAAAAAGGAGCAACAGGTGGCCGGGTAAAGGTAACAGTAGTAATTGATGATAATACCCGGCCTACACCGGTCAAAAAGATCCTGCCCTATTTGTTCCGGCACCTGGCCAAAGCAGGTATTGGCTTAGAAGATATAACTTTGCTGGTAGGCCTGGGGACCCACCGCCGGCTGAGCCCGGCAGAGCTAATAGCTAAAGTTGGCCCGGATATTTATGGCCGGGTAAAAGTCGTCCAGCATGACTATCGTGATGAAGGGAACCTGGTCCACCTTGGCTGTACCGCCAAGGGCACGCCAGTGATCGTCAACCGCCTGGCTGTGGAAAGCGATCTGTTGCTGGCGTTGGGGAGTATCGTACCGCACCGGGTGGCCGGCTTTAGCGGCGGCGGCAAGATGATCCAGCCGGGTATCAGTTCCGCAGCTACCACCGGGCAGACTCACTGGCTGAGCGCCCGGGTCAAGGGAGAAAAAATCCTGGGCCAGGTGGAGAATGAGGTGCGCCAGGAAATCGACGCCGTGGCGCGCCTGGCGGGACTGGATCTGATTATTAACAGCGTCCTGTCGCCCGATGGCCGGGTGGCCGGCCTGGTAATAGGGGATTTAGTAGCCGCCCACCGCCAGGGGGCCATGCTTTCGCGCCGGATTTACGGCGTCAACATCCCGGAACAGGCTGATATCGTCATCACCGACTCTTATCCAGCCGATATTGAGATGTGGCAGGCGGCCAAGGGCATCTATTCCGGCAATCTGGCCTTAAAACCAGGAGGCATTATTATCCTCGTCACTCCCTGCCCCGAGGGAGTTGCCGTCCAGCACCCGCAGATTGAGCAGTTCGGTTATGGTAGCCTGGCGGAAGTAGAAGCACTGGTGGCCAGGGGAGAGATTGAGGATTTAACCGTGGCCGCTCACCTGGTCCACGTGGGCGAGGTTATAAAAGAAAAAGGGACAGGCATCCTGGTAAGCCAGGGTATTAATAAGGAGACAGCCGCCAGGATCGGCTTTATTCCGGCCGCTTCACCCCGGGTTGCCCTGGATATGGCCCTGGCCATGAAGGGTAAAGACGCTTCCATAATTGTCCTGCGCCATGGCGGGGATATCCTGCCCCTGGTAGGGGAGGAGTGA
- a CDS encoding zinc-dependent alcohol dehydrogenase, translated as MQALVKYARGPHNIALREVPEPECGPGQVKIAIKAAGICGTDIHVYHDTFATTPPVILGHEFCGQVVEVGQEVTRFKVGDRVTAENVCRFCGRCFLCHTGHYPLCPERKAQGLDLDGAFTSYLVADEEFVFKIPDNISFEEGALSEPLACCAHAVLDQTKCRAGDVVLVSGPGAIGLLTMQLAKAEGATIIMAGTDLDAERLAIARALGADGVVNIQQQDIKQVVQELTDGRGVDVVLECSGAAPAVNMGLELVRKRGKYTQVGLFGKPVTIDLEKVCYKEIKLTGSLSHSRDAWIRGLKLVEQGKIQLKPLITHILSISEWEEGFRLFSEKKGLKIILKPVQC; from the coding sequence ATGCAAGCTCTAGTTAAGTATGCCCGTGGTCCCCATAATATTGCCCTGCGCGAGGTACCGGAGCCGGAGTGCGGGCCGGGCCAGGTTAAGATTGCCATTAAGGCCGCCGGCATTTGCGGCACTGATATTCATGTTTACCATGATACTTTTGCCACCACTCCCCCTGTCATCCTTGGCCATGAGTTCTGCGGCCAGGTAGTTGAAGTGGGCCAGGAGGTAACCAGGTTTAAGGTGGGTGATAGGGTAACGGCGGAAAATGTATGCCGTTTTTGCGGCCGCTGCTTCCTGTGCCATACGGGCCATTACCCTTTATGTCCAGAGCGCAAGGCCCAGGGTCTGGACCTGGATGGCGCTTTTACCAGCTATCTCGTAGCCGATGAGGAATTTGTTTTTAAGATTCCTGACAATATTTCCTTTGAAGAAGGCGCCTTGAGTGAGCCCCTGGCCTGCTGCGCCCATGCCGTCCTGGACCAGACTAAATGCCGGGCCGGAGACGTAGTCCTGGTATCAGGGCCGGGAGCCATCGGCTTGCTTACCATGCAACTGGCCAAAGCCGAAGGGGCTACGATCATTATGGCCGGTACTGATCTTGATGCTGAAAGGCTGGCAATAGCCAGGGCCCTTGGGGCTGATGGGGTTGTTAATATCCAGCAGCAGGATATTAAACAGGTAGTACAGGAACTTACTGATGGCCGGGGGGTTGATGTAGTTTTAGAGTGTTCCGGGGCTGCACCTGCTGTTAATATGGGGCTGGAGCTGGTCAGGAAACGGGGCAAATATACCCAGGTAGGCCTTTTTGGCAAGCCGGTAACCATTGATTTGGAAAAAGTTTGCTATAAAGAAATAAAGCTAACAGGGTCCCTTTCCCATTCCCGTGATGCCTGGATCAGGGGGCTGAAGTTAGTAGAACAGGGCAAGATCCAACTTAAGCCTTTGATTACCCATATCCTGAGCATATCGGAATGGGAGGAGGGCTTCCGGTTATTTAGCGAGAAGAAAGGCCTCAAAATCATATTGAAGCCTGTTCAATGCTAG
- a CDS encoding branched-chain amino acid ABC transporter permease, with protein sequence MTLFTSMLSFALITLLGVLGTFLLTGLTGLFSFGQASFMALGAYISGLAVIKFNVPFPLAIIIGVASGTLCALIIGIPTLRLNRDFFSLITFGFGEAVAGLLNYFVNVTGGAMGLSGIPPKTNLLMVALSTGAVIWMVNNFRRLKFGRQCLALKNDELAAAAVGIDVYRIKLQVFIISAIITSYAGALYGFLTSYVEPAMFGWTKSAEWVIMVFFGGVNSLTGAVVAGFLLNILPEVLRFASEWRIAAYCLIIVVLLNFRPTGLFDEYELSFRRKH encoded by the coding sequence ATGACCCTGTTTACTTCCATGCTGAGCTTCGCCTTAATAACCCTCCTCGGCGTTTTAGGGACATTTCTGCTGACCGGGCTGACGGGATTATTCTCTTTCGGCCAGGCCTCCTTTATGGCCCTTGGCGCCTATATTTCGGGACTGGCAGTAATCAAGTTTAATGTCCCCTTTCCCCTGGCCATAATTATCGGTGTTGCCAGCGGCACCCTCTGTGCGCTGATTATCGGCATTCCTACCCTCAGGCTGAATCGGGATTTTTTCTCCCTGATTACCTTCGGTTTTGGCGAAGCTGTAGCAGGCCTGTTGAATTACTTTGTTAACGTCACCGGCGGCGCCATGGGCCTTTCGGGTATCCCGCCCAAAACAAACCTGTTAATGGTTGCTCTTTCTACTGGGGCTGTTATCTGGATGGTTAACAACTTCCGCAGGCTGAAATTTGGCCGCCAGTGCCTGGCCTTGAAAAACGACGAGCTGGCGGCGGCCGCTGTCGGTATTGATGTCTACCGCATCAAACTGCAGGTTTTTATTATCAGCGCCATAATTACCTCCTATGCCGGTGCTCTGTATGGTTTTCTTACCTCTTATGTGGAACCGGCGATGTTCGGCTGGACCAAATCGGCCGAGTGGGTGATCATGGTTTTTTTCGGCGGCGTCAACAGTTTGACCGGCGCGGTTGTAGCCGGTTTCTTGCTCAATATTTTGCCCGAAGTCCTGAGGTTTGCTTCCGAATGGAGAATCGCGGCTTATTGCCTTATTATTGTTGTTCTCCTGAACTTCAGGCCAACCGGGCTCTTTGACGAATATGAGCTCAGTTTCCGGCGCAAGCACTAA
- a CDS encoding phosphoglycerate dehydrogenase codes for MGSKILITPRSYLEIRAEMKELLEGYQVVFNERGRPLSEREMVELVPDVNGILVGVDPVTAAVMEAAPKLKAISKYGAGMDNIDLAAAARRGIKVQNTPGTNRVAVAELTIGLMFDLSRHISHAVAAVKRGRWERVMGVELAGKTLGLIGCGNIGREVARRARGLEMNVLVYDPYFSDDGFASRYQLQVTDLVTLLSQADYVSLHLPLSATTAGIIGRNELAMMKNTACLINTSRGALVKEDDLLWALRTGVIAGAAMDVFWREPAGEHELLQLDNFILTPHMGAHTREAVIKTARAATENLLAMLA; via the coding sequence ATGGGTAGTAAAATCTTAATTACACCCCGGTCTTATCTGGAAATTCGTGCTGAAATGAAGGAACTCCTGGAGGGTTACCAGGTAGTTTTCAATGAACGCGGCCGACCCTTAAGCGAAAGAGAGATGGTGGAACTGGTCCCGGACGTAAATGGCATTCTGGTTGGAGTCGATCCGGTGACGGCAGCTGTGATGGAGGCGGCGCCAAAGTTAAAAGCTATATCCAAATATGGCGCCGGCATGGATAATATCGATCTGGCAGCAGCGGCCCGGCGGGGCATCAAAGTCCAAAATACTCCTGGTACCAACAGGGTGGCGGTGGCGGAGTTAACCATTGGCCTGATGTTTGATCTTTCTCGCCATATCTCCCATGCGGTAGCAGCCGTAAAAAGAGGCCGCTGGGAGAGAGTTATGGGGGTGGAACTGGCAGGTAAAACCCTGGGCCTGATTGGCTGCGGTAATATTGGCCGGGAGGTTGCCAGAAGGGCCCGGGGCCTGGAAATGAACGTCCTTGTATATGATCCTTACTTCAGCGATGACGGCTTTGCCAGCCGTTATCAGTTACAGGTGACTGACCTGGTTACCCTCCTTAGCCAGGCTGATTATGTATCCCTCCATCTCCCCTTAAGTGCTACTACGGCGGGAATTATTGGCAGGAATGAACTGGCGATGATGAAGAATACGGCCTGTCTCATTAATACTTCCCGCGGTGCTCTGGTTAAAGAAGACGACTTGCTCTGGGCCTTGAGGACAGGAGTCATTGCCGGGGCAGCCATGGATGTCTTCTGGCGGGAACCAGCCGGGGAACATGAATTGTTGCAACTGGATAATTTTATTCTAACTCCCCATATGGGTGCGCACACCAGGGAGGCCGTAATAAAGACAGCCAGGGCGGCCACGGAGAACCTGCTGGCCATGCTGGCTTGA